A part of Vulcanisaeta moutnovskia 768-28 genomic DNA contains:
- a CDS encoding GMP synthase (glutamine-hydrolyzing) yields the protein MISISAIDKVIENMRSLHINCALAAISGGVDSTTAAILTRRIIGDRLRAVFIDTGFMRLNEPEHIKEILRAVLPLEIINASDRFYREMLGLSDAEEKRTRFREVFYTVLSEIAKEYDCDWLVQGTIAPDWIETRGGIKTQHNVLEQVGIDTASKYGFKLIEPLKDLYKDQVRELAKSLGVPSEIVNRQPFPGPGLSIRAVGELTLEKLDVARRATDIVERRLGNMGLSQWFAATWEYDTVPSSELSRVVNGLGDLHVELFSIRATGVKGDARSYGHVALVRGYPVNWDVIYELHKYLATTSDVTHVIYELMGRGVGKYFVSIRAIVTDDFMTADVPRLSREILMDVAEEILSNDNRISSVGFDVTPKPPATIEYE from the coding sequence ATGATAAGCATAAGCGCTATTGATAAGGTCATTGAAAACATGAGGTCACTACACATAAACTGTGCACTTGCGGCTATCTCTGGGGGTGTTGATAGTACCACGGCAGCCATCCTCACCAGGAGGATAATTGGTGATAGATTAAGGGCTGTTTTCATTGATACTGGTTTCATGAGACTTAACGAGCCTGAGCACATTAAGGAGATACTTAGAGCTGTTCTTCCCCTTGAGATAATTAACGCCAGTGATAGGTTTTACCGTGAAATGCTTGGACTCAGTGATGCCGAGGAGAAGAGGACTAGGTTTAGGGAGGTGTTTTACACGGTTCTCTCGGAAATAGCCAAGGAGTATGACTGCGACTGGTTAGTACAGGGTACAATAGCCCCTGATTGGATTGAGACGAGGGGAGGCATTAAAACACAGCACAATGTACTTGAGCAGGTGGGTATAGACACGGCCTCGAAATACGGTTTCAAACTCATTGAACCATTAAAGGACCTATATAAAGACCAGGTCAGGGAGTTGGCTAAGTCACTTGGTGTACCAAGTGAAATAGTTAATAGGCAGCCATTTCCAGGACCTGGGCTCAGTATTAGGGCTGTGGGTGAGTTAACGCTTGAGAAGCTTGACGTGGCTAGGAGGGCTACGGACATAGTTGAGAGAAGGCTAGGTAACATGGGTCTTAGTCAATGGTTTGCCGCCACATGGGAGTATGATACAGTACCCAGCAGTGAATTATCAAGGGTTGTTAATGGCCTCGGTGATTTACACGTGGAATTATTCAGTATTAGGGCGACAGGTGTCAAGGGTGACGCGAGGTCCTATGGTCACGTGGCGCTCGTCAGGGGATACCCAGTTAATTGGGACGTAATTTATGAGTTACATAAGTACTTAGCCACCACCAGTGATGTCACTCACGTGATTTATGAATTAATGGGTAGGGGTGTAGGTAAGTATTTCGTGTCGATAAGGGCAATCGTTACTGATGATTTCATGACAGCCGACGTACCGAGACTCAGCCGTGAGATTCTCATGGACGTAGCTGAGGAAATACTGAGTAATGATAATAGGATTTCGTCCGTGGGCTTTGATGTAACGCCAAAGCCACCAGCGACAATTGAGTATGAGTAA
- a CDS encoding glutamine amidotransferase-related protein, with protein sequence MVVGILDFRGQYNHLILRRVIELGFQGSFLGPIEPISRVKQSFDCLIISGGPWNIPEDLPKTGNAIDYILEFPGPVLGICLGHQLMAHAYGGELGRGNPEFGGVRIYVDREDTILRGVSREFTAWESHNISVVKQPRGFDVVAHSDNVPVEAMVNEGISRFGVQFHPEVKHTEYGIVIMRNFLNLCH encoded by the coding sequence GTGGTTGTTGGGATCCTTGACTTCAGAGGTCAATATAACCACTTAATACTTAGGCGTGTAATTGAACTGGGGTTTCAAGGTAGTTTTCTAGGTCCCATTGAGCCCATTAGCAGGGTTAAGCAGTCATTTGATTGCTTGATCATTAGTGGTGGTCCGTGGAATATACCCGAGGACCTACCCAAGACAGGTAACGCCATTGATTACATCCTTGAATTCCCCGGTCCTGTATTGGGTATTTGCCTTGGTCATCAATTAATGGCCCATGCATATGGTGGCGAATTAGGTAGGGGTAACCCTGAGTTTGGTGGTGTTAGGATCTACGTTGATAGGGAGGATACCATTCTCAGGGGAGTATCTAGGGAATTCACTGCATGGGAGAGTCATAATATAAGTGTTGTTAAGCAGCCGAGGGGCTTCGATGTAGTTGCCCATAGTGATAATGTGCCTGTTGAGGCAATGGTTAATGAGGGAATTAGTAGGTTTGGTGTGCAGTTTCACCCTGAAGTGAAGCACACGGAGTATGGCATAGTAATAATGAGGAACTTCCTGAATTTGTGTCATTAG